The following proteins are encoded in a genomic region of Gossypium hirsutum isolate 1008001.06 chromosome D05, Gossypium_hirsutum_v2.1, whole genome shotgun sequence:
- the LOC107903684 gene encoding uncharacterized protein, producing MYKFEKKNLLQKKKITIDLKKKRTQKGMRSWNSSVVLFFFSLPFLLPLSASASSIHHQHERIGQRVLMSFKEISKEANNTFDCSPSGPCVPCLYSEKSDQKYRCSETGYRIPFKCVETDDGSKAENKQKTEKGRSNREISVINENLRQRRSLLDDSSTSESGSRAYITYRSCIPAVNEEKLSVLGFEGIIFGLLLISGSVVFLRRKRAITMPGVSAGRIQPSSRF from the exons ATGTATAAATTTGAAAAGAAGAATCTTttacagaaaaagaaaattacGATCGacctgaaaaagaaaagaacacaGAAAGGAATGAGATCTTGGAATTCATCAGTTGTTTTGTTCTTCTTTTCCTTGCCTTTCCTCCTTCCCCTCTCTGCCTCAGCTTCTTCAATTCATCACCAACA TGAAAGAATCGGGCAAAGAGTTTTGATGAGCTTCAAAGAAATTTCTAAAGAAGCTAACAATACTTTCGATTGCTCTCCCTCTGGACCTTGTGTTCCTTGCCTTTACTCTGAGAAG AGTGACCAAAAATATCGATGTAGTGAGACTGGCTATCGTATCCCTTTCAAATGTGTAGAAACTGATGATGGTTCAAAGGccgaaaataaacaaaaaacagAAAAGGGTAGGTCTAATCGTGAAATCTCAGTTATCAATGAGAATTTAAGACAACGAAGAAGCTTACTTGATGATTCATCAACATCGGAGAGTGGGTCACGAGCCTATATTACCTATAGGAGCTGTATACCTGCAGTTAACGAGGAGAAGTTATCAGTACTCGGTTTTGAG GGAATTATTTTTGGGTTACTGCTCATTAGTGGTTCGGTTGTATTCTTGAGAAGAAAGCGGGCCATTACCATGCCTGGAGTTTCAGCTGGGAGGATCCAACCAAGCTCTAGGTTTTGA